In Mucilaginibacter celer, one DNA window encodes the following:
- a CDS encoding 7-carboxy-7-deazaguanine synthase QueE yields MAHQIPDDGSLLPLMEEFYTIQGEGYNTGKAAYFIRLGGCDVGCHWCDVKESWDAELHALTAADTIVANAALHPAKAVVVTGGEPLIYNLDYLTHQLHEKGIKTFIETSGAYPLSGDWDWICLSPKKFKAPTPHVAECAHELKVIVFNKSDFEWAEYHAKMVSPDCKLYLQPEWSKSKEMTPLIVDYVKENPQWEISLQTHKYLNIP; encoded by the coding sequence ATGGCACACCAAATACCAGACGACGGCTCCCTGCTTCCTTTAATGGAAGAGTTTTACACCATACAGGGCGAGGGATATAATACCGGCAAAGCGGCCTATTTTATCCGCCTCGGCGGTTGCGATGTGGGTTGCCACTGGTGCGATGTTAAGGAGAGCTGGGATGCCGAGTTGCATGCGCTTACTGCGGCGGATACCATTGTAGCTAATGCAGCCCTGCATCCGGCAAAAGCGGTGGTGGTTACGGGCGGAGAACCACTTATTTACAATTTAGATTACCTTACCCACCAACTTCACGAAAAAGGTATTAAAACCTTTATCGAAACTTCGGGTGCCTATCCCCTTTCGGGCGATTGGGACTGGATTTGCCTCTCGCCAAAAAAATTCAAGGCGCCCACCCCGCATGTGGCCGAATGCGCACACGAGCTGAAGGTGATCGTTTTCAATAAATCGGATTTTGAATGGGCCGAGTATCACGCTAAAATGGTATCGCCCGATTGCAAGCTGTACCTGCAACCCGAGTGGTCAAAATCAAAAGAAATGACCCCACTTATTGTTGACTATGTGAAAGAAAACCCGCAGTGGGAAATTTCTTTACAAACACACAAATACCTCAATATTCCATAA
- a CDS encoding Rieske (2Fe-2S) protein codes for MKWYKIEDVPAADQPFIKKVKAGGKSICLVGFEEKLYATSAKCPHAGADMSEGLCVRKMIVCPYHRYTYDLETGKGGEGQNDFIETYPVDVREEGVFVGVASFWDKMRGGFK; via the coding sequence ATGAAATGGTATAAGATTGAAGATGTGCCCGCAGCAGATCAGCCCTTTATAAAGAAAGTAAAAGCAGGTGGCAAAAGTATCTGCCTGGTTGGTTTTGAAGAAAAACTTTACGCCACATCAGCCAAATGCCCGCATGCCGGTGCTGATATGAGCGAGGGCTTATGCGTACGCAAAATGATAGTATGCCCATATCATCGTTACACTTACGATTTGGAAACAGGCAAAGGCGGCGAAGGCCAAAATGATTTTATCGAAACTTATCCGGTTGATGTGAGGGAGGAAGGCGTATTTGTTGGAGTTGCCTCGTTTTGGGATAAGATGAGGGGAGGGTTTAAGTGA
- a CDS encoding bifunctional 5,10-methylenetetrahydrofolate dehydrogenase/5,10-methenyltetrahydrofolate cyclohydrolase, whose product MQLLDGKYVSEKLKVEIAEEAAKILEKTGRKPHLVAVLVGHDGGSETYVASKMKNCEKVGFKSSLVRYEDDVTEDELLKKVEELNADPDIDGIIVQLPLPKHIDPEKVTERIDHRKDVDGFHPVNLGRMQRNLPSFIPATPYGITLMLKEYGIETAGKHCVVVGRSNIVGSPMSILMARNTTPGNCTVTICHSRTPDIKKFTLDADILIVAIGKKNFITADMVKEGVVVVDVGMNRETSELTKSGFKLYGDVDFENVAPKSSWITPVPGGVGLMTIVGLLKNTLASANKEVYK is encoded by the coding sequence ATGCAGCTTTTAGACGGAAAATACGTATCAGAAAAACTTAAGGTTGAAATAGCTGAAGAAGCAGCTAAAATATTGGAGAAAACCGGCAGGAAACCGCACCTTGTAGCGGTGTTGGTTGGTCATGATGGGGGCAGCGAAACCTACGTAGCCAGCAAAATGAAAAACTGCGAAAAGGTTGGCTTTAAATCATCATTGGTGCGTTATGAAGATGATGTAACTGAAGATGAATTATTGAAGAAAGTTGAAGAATTGAACGCCGATCCTGATATCGACGGCATCATTGTTCAGCTTCCGTTGCCAAAACATATCGACCCTGAAAAAGTAACCGAGCGTATTGACCACCGTAAGGATGTGGATGGCTTTCACCCGGTTAACCTTGGCCGCATGCAGCGCAACCTGCCATCGTTTATCCCGGCTACACCTTATGGTATCACTTTAATGCTTAAGGAATACGGCATTGAAACAGCCGGTAAACATTGTGTAGTTGTTGGCCGCAGCAATATTGTGGGCTCGCCAATGAGTATTTTAATGGCGCGCAACACCACTCCGGGCAACTGCACGGTAACCATTTGCCACAGCCGTACGCCCGATATCAAGAAATTTACGCTGGATGCCGACATACTGATTGTAGCCATCGGCAAAAAGAATTTTATCACTGCCGATATGGTAAAAGAAGGCGTAGTGGTAGTTGACGTGGGTATGAACCGCGAAACCTCAGAACTTACCAAATCGGGCTTTAAGCTTTACGGTGATGTTGATTTTGAGAACGTGGCACCAAAATCATCATGGATCACCCCGGTACCGGGAGGCGTAGGTTTGATGACCATTGTTGGTTTGTTGAAGAATACTTTGGCTTCGGCTAATAAAGAGGTTTATAAATAA
- a CDS encoding OmpA family protein: MRVALAFLLSFLLSVSVWAQQKLYSTTNKEALNFISLANQNIDDHLYDEAIENIQKALKEDQKFIDARAILGDLYRMKRLYKEAIEQYGKVIAQNPEFNRAVYLKLGEIEINEALYPQSKLHLEKYLTYTGLPIESGTYAQKLLADAKFSIQAMQHPVPFKPVNMGAEINTANDEYLPVATADERMLIFTRKINNNEDFYKSDKTDGKWDTATYLSSQINTEKYNEGAQSISQDGKYLFFTGCNRPDGLGRCDIFIVQKKGDDWAKPFNIGGPVNTPGWESQPSINYDGRTLYFVSNRKGGYGGYDIWKSTLSDKGWSEPENLGPNINTAYNEQSPFIHPDDSTLYFSSNGWPGMGNKDLFVSRMGKDGKWQKPENLGYPINSNGDEGGLSLTATGDYAFFSSNNLNGFGGYDIYKFELPVNVRPRRVTYVKGLVKDIKTKQPLEAAVEIIDLQSNTPVYQDYSGEELGDFLATLTSGKNYGLNISKSGYLFYSENFSLRNYKANKPFDIAVFLSPIEVGNKVILKNIFFDTNKFDLEAESKAELLKLIDFLEMNKTVRVEISGHTDNVGQHQNNQVLSENRAKSVYQYLVAHGIAASRLVYKGYGETQPIAPNTTDDDRARNRRTEFMIIAK; this comes from the coding sequence ATGAGGGTTGCTTTAGCTTTCCTGTTGTCGTTCCTGCTGTCTGTTAGTGTATGGGCACAACAAAAGCTATACTCTACCACCAACAAAGAGGCGCTCAATTTCATCTCGCTGGCTAATCAAAACATTGATGACCATTTGTACGATGAAGCCATCGAAAATATCCAGAAAGCCCTTAAAGAAGATCAGAAATTTATAGATGCCCGCGCCATACTTGGCGACCTGTACCGGATGAAACGCCTGTACAAGGAAGCTATTGAACAATACGGAAAGGTTATTGCACAAAACCCCGAATTTAACCGCGCTGTTTATTTAAAGCTTGGCGAAATAGAAATAAACGAAGCGCTTTATCCCCAATCTAAACTACATCTCGAAAAATATCTCACCTACACCGGTCTCCCTATTGAAAGCGGCACTTATGCGCAAAAACTTTTAGCCGATGCTAAATTCAGCATACAGGCAATGCAACACCCGGTGCCTTTTAAACCCGTTAATATGGGTGCCGAAATAAACACCGCTAACGACGAGTACCTGCCGGTAGCAACAGCAGACGAGCGGATGCTGATATTTACCCGTAAAATAAACAACAACGAAGATTTTTATAAAAGCGATAAAACAGACGGCAAGTGGGATACCGCTACTTACCTGAGCAGCCAGATCAATACCGAAAAATATAACGAAGGTGCACAGTCGATATCGCAGGATGGCAAGTACCTGTTTTTTACCGGTTGTAACCGCCCAGATGGTTTAGGTCGCTGCGATATTTTTATTGTACAGAAAAAAGGCGATGATTGGGCAAAGCCTTTTAACATTGGCGGCCCCGTAAATACCCCCGGATGGGAATCGCAGCCATCAATAAACTACGACGGGCGTACGCTTTATTTTGTAAGTAACCGCAAGGGTGGCTATGGCGGTTATGACATCTGGAAAAGTACGCTGAGCGATAAAGGCTGGAGCGAACCCGAAAATCTGGGCCCAAACATTAACACCGCGTACAATGAGCAATCGCCTTTTATACATCCCGACGACAGCACTTTGTATTTTAGCAGTAACGGCTGGCCGGGAATGGGCAATAAAGATTTATTTGTAAGCCGCATGGGCAAGGATGGCAAATGGCAAAAACCCGAAAACCTGGGCTACCCCATTAACAGCAACGGCGATGAGGGCGGCCTGTCGTTAACGGCCACCGGCGATTATGCCTTTTTCTCATCTAATAACCTGAATGGTTTCGGCGGTTATGATATCTATAAATTTGAGTTACCGGTTAACGTGCGGCCACGCAGAGTCACCTATGTTAAGGGATTGGTAAAGGACATCAAAACCAAACAACCGCTGGAAGCTGCTGTAGAGATTATCGATCTGCAAAGCAATACCCCTGTTTACCAGGATTACAGCGGCGAAGAACTTGGCGATTTCCTGGCTACGCTAACGTCGGGCAAAAACTATGGCCTTAATATTTCAAAAAGCGGCTACCTGTTTTATTCGGAAAACTTTTCGCTGCGAAACTACAAGGCTAACAAACCATTTGATATCGCTGTATTTCTTTCGCCTATTGAGGTTGGTAATAAGGTAATTTTGAAAAACATCTTTTTTGATACCAATAAATTTGATCTGGAAGCCGAATCAAAAGCCGAGCTGTTAAAGTTGATTGACTTTTTAGAGATGAACAAAACTGTGCGGGTTGAGATTTCGGGCCATACCGATAATGTTGGGCAACACCAAAACAACCAGGTACTATCCGAAAACAGGGCAAAATCGGTCTATCAATATTTGGTGGCACATGGCATTGCGGCATCGCGCCTGGTTTATAAAGGATACGGAGAAACGCAACCCATTGCACCAAACACAACCGATGACGACCGGGCTCGAAACAGGCGTACCGAATTTATGATTATAGCTAAGTAA